The Littorina saxatilis isolate snail1 linkage group LG13, US_GU_Lsax_2.0, whole genome shotgun sequence genome contains a region encoding:
- the LOC138983581 gene encoding uncharacterized protein, giving the protein MLWFLSLLLVLLGCLGNDMRVNGAQSYRKGKATETHSCHYVRQVSDSMRSPEEMRPDGLNSTFYKKYTEAYGIPILGSNKVSDDALKRACYTVRYLFAGHSGVRNTFYKLGGRFAIMAETEVTLDVPEHSKMGSIWNTRARGLGGTLPTPLTTGAEENLLCTKTDRYPKEDIFLHEAAHAVDLIAARIAIPTFLKAKEDAFKNAKAKGLWDNTYAMTNSVEYFVSSF; this is encoded by the exons ATGTTGTGGTTTCTGAGCTTGCTGCTGGTTCTGTTGGGATGCCTGG GAAACGACATGAGAGTGAACGGTGCTCAGAGTTATCGAAAAGGGAAGGCAACAGAAACGCACAGCTGCCATTACGTGAGGCAAGTTTCTGACTCCATGCGTAGCCCCGAGGAGATGCGACCAGACGGGTTGAACAGCACGTTTTACAAAAAATACACCGAAGCCTATGGCATACCTATTCTTG GTTCAAACAAAGTGTCGGACGACGCCCTGAAGAGAGCATGTTACACAGTCAGGTATCTCTTCGCCGGTCATTCCGGAGTCCGCAACACATTTTACAAGCTCGGAGGTCGCTTCGCCATTATGGCCGAAACGGAAGTGACGTTGGATGTCCCCGAACACAGCAAAATGGGGTCGATCTGGAATACCCGTGCTCGCGGTCTTGGTGGAACTCTTCCTACCCCCTTAACCACTGGAGCGGAGGAGAACCTTCTGTGTACAAA GACTGATAGGTATCCAAAGGAAGACATCTTTCTCCACGAAGCAGCTCATGCTGTAGATCTTATAGCTGCAAGAATAGCCATTCCTACTTTTCTGAAGGCCAAAGAAGATGCCTTCAAGAACGCAAAGGCCAAGGGATTGTGGGACAACACATACGCTATGACCAACTCTGTCGAATATTTTGTGAGTAGCTTTTGA